A genomic segment from Micromonospora echinaurantiaca encodes:
- a CDS encoding alpha/beta fold hydrolase: MGAPRPGAPGRATQPSTPAIPPGRFGPADLRLAFAAPRPAAGLTSEWRLVAGLRTHTRRGGDPGSDAPPVVLVHGLAVSHRYLTPLALALATSHPVYVPDLPGFGLSARPGTAYDVPGHAAHLAAWLAAYRLPPVCLVGHSFGAEVAAAVAARHPDAVRAVVLAGPTTDPTARSRRGQIGRFLVDTVLEAPLQAPILLRDVWDARPWRVSATLTHSVRNTVEADLVRIAAPTLVVTGARDPVVPPAWRTQLARLVPDAREVVVPGAAHNVATTAPAQVAAAIRRFLDPSTKG; encoded by the coding sequence GTGGGCGCACCCCGACCAGGGGCGCCCGGCCGGGCGACGCAACCGTCGACCCCGGCCATCCCACCGGGGCGTTTCGGCCCGGCGGACCTCCGCCTGGCGTTCGCCGCACCGCGCCCGGCGGCCGGACTGACCAGCGAATGGCGGCTGGTCGCCGGGCTGCGGACGCACACCCGCCGCGGCGGCGACCCGGGCAGCGACGCACCGCCCGTGGTGCTGGTGCACGGGCTGGCCGTCTCGCACCGCTACCTCACCCCGCTGGCGCTGGCGCTGGCCACCAGCCATCCGGTGTACGTGCCGGACCTGCCCGGCTTCGGGCTCTCCGCCCGCCCCGGCACGGCCTACGACGTACCCGGGCACGCGGCGCACCTGGCCGCCTGGCTGGCCGCGTACCGGCTGCCGCCGGTCTGCCTGGTCGGGCACTCGTTCGGTGCGGAGGTCGCCGCCGCGGTCGCCGCCCGCCACCCGGACGCCGTCCGCGCGGTGGTGCTGGCCGGGCCGACCACCGACCCGACCGCCCGCTCCCGGCGGGGGCAGATCGGCCGGTTCCTCGTGGACACCGTCCTGGAGGCGCCGTTGCAGGCGCCGATCCTGCTCCGCGACGTGTGGGACGCCCGTCCCTGGCGGGTCTCCGCCACGCTGACCCACTCGGTGCGCAACACGGTGGAGGCGGACCTGGTCCGGATCGCCGCCCCGACCCTGGTGGTCACCGGCGCCCGGGACCCGGTGGTGCCGCCGGCCTGGCGGACCCAACTGGCCCGGCTCGTGCCGGACGCTCGGGAGGTGGTGGTGCCCGGCGCCGCGCACAACGTCGCCACCACCGCACCGGCGCAGGTCGCCGCCGCGATCCGCCGTTTCCTCGATCCGTCCACGAAAGGGTGA
- a CDS encoding SigE family RNA polymerase sigma factor has protein sequence MQATQQQEYVEFVTGATPKLRRTAYLLTGDGDRADDVGDGAFALAAAVRQFDGPDAMATWQPV, from the coding sequence ATGCAGGCGACACAGCAGCAGGAGTACGTCGAGTTCGTCACCGGGGCCACCCCGAAGTTGCGGCGCACCGCGTACCTGCTGACCGGCGACGGCGACCGGGCCGACGACGTGGGGGATGGGGCCTTCGCGCTCGCCGCCGCCGTACGACAGTTCGACGGCCCCGACGCCATGGCGACGTGGCAGCCGGTGTAG
- a CDS encoding endonuclease/exonuclease/phosphatase family protein gives MLRVLTWNIRTGGRDRGGPDRQDRLLTVLTGQRPDVLALQELRGFDAGALAGLAARLGMRGHLARSCFGQPVAVLVRPPWRVVGAGPLRRPFHHAAQRVVLATGAGPLTVLSTHLDPYSGTRRLVEAGWVATALRRAPGELALLAGDLNTLDPVTDHTDRISRLAPPYRRRHLRRDGRTVDSRAVARLLEAGLVDLYPVGTPDEGLTVPTRHGGGEFAGMRLDYLLGTPALAARVRSCRVIRGGATEYASDHYPVVAELDLTPA, from the coding sequence GTGCTGCGGGTGCTGACCTGGAACATCCGCACCGGCGGCCGGGACCGGGGCGGCCCCGACCGGCAGGACCGGCTGCTCACCGTGCTCACCGGGCAGCGGCCCGACGTCCTCGCGCTCCAGGAGCTGCGCGGCTTCGACGCCGGCGCGCTGGCCGGGCTCGCCGCCCGGCTCGGGATGCGCGGCCACCTGGCCCGCTCCTGCTTCGGGCAGCCCGTCGCGGTGCTGGTCCGCCCACCATGGCGGGTGGTGGGCGCCGGCCCGCTGCGCCGGCCGTTCCACCACGCCGCCCAGCGGGTGGTGCTGGCCACCGGGGCCGGCCCGCTCACCGTGCTGAGCACCCACCTGGATCCGTACTCGGGCACCCGTCGGCTGGTCGAGGCGGGCTGGGTGGCGACCGCGCTGCGCCGGGCGCCGGGGGAGTTGGCGCTGCTGGCCGGCGACCTGAACACCCTCGACCCGGTCACCGATCACACCGACCGGATCAGCAGGCTGGCCCCGCCGTACCGTCGCCGGCACCTACGCCGGGACGGGCGGACGGTGGACAGCCGGGCGGTGGCCCGGCTGCTCGAGGCCGGCCTGGTCGACCTGTACCCGGTCGGGACGCCGGACGAGGGGCTGACCGTGCCCACCCGGCACGGCGGCGGCGAGTTCGCCGGGATGCGGCTGGACTACCTGCTCGGTACGCCCGCACTCGCCGCCCGGGTGCGTAGCTGCCGGGTGATCCGCGGTGGTGCGACGGAGTACGCCTCCGACCACTACCCGGTCGTCGCCGAGCTGGACTTGACCCCGGCCTGA
- a CDS encoding phosphatase PAP2 family protein encodes MTTVREALRRPLGHFTERTLAGLALVLGAGVGFGILLVLVRVRWTPLYDVDHGVAAWLNDLVAPHGPLVTVLNALTDLGGRAVIIWLVSVAVIGLLIRRQGRLAVFLIVTGLGALILDPALKTLVDRLRPEVEVPIGSYAGDSFPSGHALGSMVAYGALLLVFLPAMSRRWRKPAIALVAAVVVLIGLTRIALGVHFVSDVLGAWLLGAAWLGVTAYAFRLWRLERGRPVPPITEGLEPEAAHDVAPAPDEAHLLPHPRAAVFELIVGWVLVLGALYGFGMFVSYHAGGTFFATLDTDVPQWFAEHRTRARDDVSWWWSKAGDTHAILLISLVFCPLVLAVWRRWRPVLFVALTMFGELSLFLAAAAAVDRPRPPVGNLDGPMPTSSFPSGHIAATLCVWIAITLIVFPRTDRWWRWIFVALAVVMPVGVAVSRMYRGMHHPTDFMGAILLTTLWIGLLYWVVRPNEDLREGNRPSIESEDVRSLDDELAKAARVE; translated from the coding sequence GTGACCACGGTCCGAGAGGCGTTGCGACGACCCCTGGGTCACTTCACCGAACGCACCCTCGCCGGCCTGGCGCTGGTGCTCGGGGCCGGGGTCGGCTTCGGGATCCTGCTGGTCCTGGTCCGGGTGCGGTGGACCCCGCTGTACGACGTCGACCACGGCGTGGCCGCCTGGCTCAACGACCTGGTCGCCCCGCACGGGCCGCTGGTCACCGTGCTCAACGCGCTCACCGACCTCGGTGGCCGGGCGGTCATCATCTGGCTGGTGTCGGTCGCCGTGATCGGCCTGCTGATCCGCCGGCAGGGCCGGCTCGCGGTCTTCCTGATCGTCACCGGCCTCGGCGCACTCATCCTCGACCCGGCGCTGAAGACGCTGGTCGACCGGCTGCGCCCCGAGGTGGAGGTGCCGATCGGCAGCTACGCCGGGGACAGCTTCCCGAGCGGGCACGCGCTCGGCTCGATGGTGGCCTACGGGGCGCTGCTGCTGGTCTTCCTGCCGGCCATGTCGCGCCGCTGGCGCAAGCCCGCGATCGCCCTGGTCGCCGCCGTGGTGGTGCTCATCGGGCTGACCCGGATCGCGCTCGGCGTGCACTTCGTCTCCGACGTGCTCGGTGCCTGGCTGCTCGGCGCCGCCTGGCTCGGCGTCACCGCGTACGCCTTCCGGCTGTGGCGGCTGGAGCGCGGCCGGCCGGTGCCACCGATCACCGAGGGGTTGGAGCCCGAGGCCGCGCACGACGTGGCGCCCGCCCCCGACGAGGCACATCTGCTTCCGCACCCGCGGGCCGCCGTGTTCGAGCTGATCGTCGGCTGGGTGCTGGTGCTCGGCGCGCTCTACGGCTTCGGCATGTTCGTCAGCTACCACGCCGGCGGGACCTTCTTCGCCACCCTCGACACCGACGTGCCGCAGTGGTTCGCCGAGCACCGCACCCGGGCCCGGGACGACGTCAGCTGGTGGTGGAGCAAGGCCGGCGACACCCACGCCATCCTGCTCATCTCGCTGGTCTTCTGCCCGCTGGTGCTGGCCGTGTGGCGGCGCTGGCGGCCGGTGCTCTTCGTGGCGCTGACCATGTTCGGCGAGCTGAGCCTCTTCCTCGCCGCGGCCGCCGCGGTGGACCGGCCGCGCCCGCCGGTGGGGAACCTGGACGGGCCGATGCCCACCTCGTCCTTCCCGTCCGGGCACATCGCGGCCACGCTCTGCGTCTGGATCGCGATCACCCTGATCGTCTTCCCGCGTACCGACCGCTGGTGGCGGTGGATCTTCGTGGCGCTGGCGGTGGTCATGCCGGTCGGCGTGGCGGTCTCCCGGATGTACCGGGGCATGCACCACCCGACCGACTTCATGGGCGCGATCCTGCTCACCACACTCTGGATCGGGCTGCTGTACTGGGTCGTCCGACCCAACGAGGACCTGCGCGAGGGCAACCGGCCGAGCATCGAGTCCGAGGACGTCCGCAGCCTCGACGACGAGCTGGCCAAGGCCGCCCGGGTGGAGTGA
- a CDS encoding YihY/virulence factor BrkB family protein, which translates to MSSTRMVPETRLMADEELSADDAWHTLRREGGWHLLRDAFIRFRYGDGFSHSRAFALQLCLAVVPFMIALTGLISELGVEEGGEVVADTVLALTPGASEPMVAELLGERESTERAGELALSLGLLTGLVALTSTMAQIERGANRIYGVERDRPALWKYLRAAVLALAAGVPALTGFLILVGGGPMGDSVQRHYEWGEAVHGLWDVIRWPLSLGLTVLAVAVLFRHAPRRKQPGLSWLIFGAAIATALWWLASLLLAAYVAFSDGFGQTYGALTGMMALLLWANLTGMALFGGLAFAAQLEAVRIGVQEPAQPDLWEPEAERDEVFDTGEMTSL; encoded by the coding sequence GTGAGTAGCACCCGGATGGTGCCGGAAACCCGGCTGATGGCCGACGAGGAACTCTCCGCCGACGACGCCTGGCACACCCTGCGCCGGGAGGGCGGCTGGCACCTGCTGCGGGACGCCTTCATCCGGTTCCGCTACGGCGACGGGTTCAGCCACTCGCGCGCCTTCGCGCTGCAACTCTGCCTCGCCGTGGTGCCGTTCATGATCGCGTTGACCGGGCTGATCAGCGAACTCGGCGTGGAGGAGGGCGGGGAGGTCGTCGCGGACACCGTCCTGGCGCTCACCCCCGGCGCCAGCGAGCCGATGGTGGCCGAACTGCTCGGCGAGCGGGAGAGCACCGAACGCGCCGGTGAGCTGGCGCTCAGCCTCGGTCTGCTGACCGGGCTGGTGGCCCTCACCAGCACCATGGCCCAGATCGAGCGGGGCGCCAACCGGATCTACGGCGTGGAGCGGGACCGCCCGGCGCTCTGGAAGTACCTGCGCGCCGCGGTCCTCGCGCTGGCCGCCGGCGTGCCGGCGCTCACCGGCTTCCTGATCCTGGTCGGCGGCGGCCCGATGGGCGACTCCGTGCAGCGGCACTACGAGTGGGGCGAGGCCGTCCACGGCCTCTGGGACGTGATCCGCTGGCCGCTCAGCCTCGGACTGACCGTGCTGGCCGTGGCCGTTCTGTTCCGGCACGCCCCCCGGCGCAAGCAGCCGGGGCTGTCCTGGCTGATCTTCGGCGCCGCCATCGCCACCGCGCTGTGGTGGCTGGCCAGCCTGTTGCTCGCCGCCTACGTGGCGTTCAGCGACGGGTTCGGCCAGACCTACGGCGCGCTCACCGGGATGATGGCCCTGCTGCTCTGGGCCAACCTCACCGGGATGGCGCTCTTCGGCGGGCTGGCCTTCGCCGCCCAGCTGGAGGCGGTACGCATCGGCGTGCAGGAACCGGCCCAGCCCGACCTGTGGGAGCCCGAGGCCGAGCGGGACGAGGTCTTCGACACCGGCGAGATGACCTCGCTCTAG
- a CDS encoding diacylglycerol/lipid kinase family protein has product MDAGQESRPAAGAGGPRSAVVVNPVKVADLDELRGTVTDALAAAGWPEPLWYETTVEDPGRGQTEQAVEAGVEVVFACGGDGTVMSCVRGLVGTDVALAVLPQGTGNLLAANLGLSTDLAAGIEVAVERGRRLLDVGAVEDHYFTVMAGMGFDAQMLAATSETTKARIGWPAYVVGAVRHLRDRPMRVSIRLDDQQPLRRRARSVLVANVGRLQGGLTLLTEAEPDDGYLDVAVLTPRTLRHWLALGWAVLRRQDRVPRMEVFRCRRVEITSNRAQPRELDGDLIAPGRTLKAEIRRRALWLCVPQPERARDLTVDVDAAAERGEQLIEEARRE; this is encoded by the coding sequence GTGGATGCTGGACAGGAGAGCCGACCGGCGGCGGGCGCCGGCGGGCCGCGCTCCGCCGTGGTGGTCAACCCGGTCAAGGTGGCCGACCTCGACGAGCTGCGCGGCACCGTCACCGACGCGCTCGCCGCCGCCGGCTGGCCGGAGCCGCTGTGGTACGAGACCACCGTCGAGGACCCGGGCCGGGGCCAGACCGAGCAGGCCGTCGAGGCCGGCGTCGAAGTGGTCTTCGCCTGCGGTGGCGATGGCACCGTGATGTCCTGCGTCCGCGGGCTGGTCGGCACCGACGTCGCGCTGGCGGTGCTGCCCCAGGGCACCGGCAACCTGCTCGCCGCCAACCTCGGCCTCTCCACCGACCTCGCCGCCGGCATCGAGGTCGCCGTCGAGCGCGGACGGCGGCTGCTCGACGTCGGCGCCGTCGAGGACCACTACTTCACCGTGATGGCGGGGATGGGCTTCGACGCCCAGATGCTCGCCGCGACCAGCGAGACGACCAAGGCGCGGATCGGCTGGCCGGCGTACGTGGTCGGGGCCGTCCGGCACCTGCGGGACCGGCCGATGCGGGTCTCCATCCGCCTCGACGACCAGCAGCCGCTGCGCCGGCGGGCCCGGTCGGTGCTGGTCGCCAACGTCGGCCGGCTCCAGGGCGGGCTGACCCTGCTGACCGAGGCCGAGCCGGACGACGGCTACCTCGACGTCGCGGTGCTCACCCCGCGTACCCTGCGACACTGGCTCGCGCTCGGCTGGGCCGTGCTGCGCCGCCAGGACCGGGTGCCGCGGATGGAGGTCTTCCGCTGCCGGCGGGTGGAGATCACCAGCAACCGGGCCCAGCCCCGGGAACTCGACGGCGACCTGATCGCGCCCGGCCGCACGCTGAAGGCCGAGATCCGCCGCCGGGCGCTCTGGCTGTGCGTACCGCAGCCGGAGCGGGCGCGCGACCTGACGGTGGACGTCGACGCCGCGGCCGAGCGGGGCGAGCAGTTGATCGAGGAGGCCCGCCGTGAGTAG
- a CDS encoding Clp protease N-terminal domain-containing protein codes for MFERFTDRARTVVRQAREEARSEGQRPVGTEHLLLALLADGDSLAARVLAEAGVRGDDLRERIRRHVAHGGTGLAEADAAALREIGIDLAAIVARIEESFGPDALREAPPAPRRWWRRRYAGGPFSPRSKKVLELSLREAVRLRHNHIGTEHILLGLLREGRGLAALVLTEAGLDLDDLRRRVEVALRTAA; via the coding sequence ATGTTCGAGCGGTTCACCGACCGCGCCCGCACGGTGGTGCGGCAGGCCCGCGAGGAGGCCCGGAGCGAGGGGCAGCGGCCGGTCGGCACCGAGCACCTGCTCCTCGCGCTGCTCGCCGACGGCGACAGCCTCGCCGCGCGGGTGCTCGCCGAGGCCGGCGTCCGCGGCGACGACCTGCGGGAGCGGATCCGCCGGCACGTCGCACACGGCGGCACCGGCCTCGCCGAAGCCGACGCCGCGGCGCTGCGGGAGATCGGCATCGACCTGGCCGCCATCGTGGCCCGGATCGAGGAGTCGTTCGGTCCGGACGCGCTCCGCGAGGCGCCGCCGGCGCCGCGCCGCTGGTGGCGCCGGCGGTACGCGGGCGGCCCGTTCTCGCCCCGGTCCAAGAAGGTGCTGGAGCTGTCCCTGCGCGAGGCGGTCCGGCTGCGGCACAACCACATCGGCACCGAGCACATCCTGCTCGGGCTGCTGCGGGAGGGGCGCGGGCTGGCCGCGCTGGTGCTCACCGAGGCCGGGCTCGACCTCGACGACCTGCGCCGCCGGGTGGAGGTCGCGCTGCGCACCGCTGCCTGA
- a CDS encoding HTH domain-containing protein codes for MSQATELAAAAGSTDPRVGLRAVRALRRLLERLEVVQVDNARRQGWSWQEIADALEVSRQAVHKKHAGRPAVGQSWEA; via the coding sequence ATGAGTCAGGCGACGGAACTCGCGGCGGCCGCGGGCAGCACCGACCCCCGGGTCGGCCTGCGCGCCGTCCGCGCGCTGCGCCGGCTGCTCGAGCGGCTCGAGGTGGTCCAGGTGGACAACGCCCGTCGACAGGGCTGGTCCTGGCAGGAGATCGCCGACGCGCTCGAGGTCAGCCGGCAGGCGGTCCACAAGAAGCACGCCGGTCGACCGGCGGTCGGACAATCCTGGGAGGCGTGA
- a CDS encoding PP2C family protein-serine/threonine phosphatase, with product MSAVAGDSVGPLRTHRWSAGGLTLDCAGGSVIGNRYRANYDVLHVDPALSFAAVADGMGDGEGSRRAGAAAIGTLVEQVRAAWPAAGPGPLRAAVAQAQAAVRAAGAGRPELTGCTLTALLVEPDGGQGWLAQLGDSRAYRLSDGLLELITVDHTVAWLGVVHGWYPADSPAAARARYQLTRYAGHPDGPEADLLAVTPRPGDTWLLCTDGVSDQVDYHRLRELLSTHQPADAVRALLDATLAAGGDDNATAAVIRVHASAR from the coding sequence GTGAGCGCCGTGGCCGGTGACTCCGTCGGTCCCCTCCGGACGCACCGCTGGTCGGCCGGCGGGCTCACCCTGGACTGCGCCGGAGGCAGCGTCATCGGCAACCGCTACCGCGCGAACTACGACGTGCTGCACGTCGACCCGGCGCTGTCGTTCGCGGCGGTGGCCGACGGGATGGGCGACGGCGAGGGCAGCCGGCGGGCCGGCGCCGCCGCGATCGGCACGCTGGTCGAACAGGTCCGGGCCGCGTGGCCGGCCGCCGGCCCCGGCCCGTTGCGCGCCGCGGTTGCCCAGGCGCAGGCAGCCGTACGCGCCGCCGGCGCCGGCCGGCCCGAGCTGACCGGCTGTACGCTCACCGCCCTGCTGGTGGAGCCGGACGGCGGCCAGGGCTGGCTGGCCCAGCTCGGCGACTCGCGCGCCTACCGGCTCAGCGATGGTCTGCTGGAACTGATCACCGTGGACCACACGGTGGCCTGGCTCGGCGTCGTGCACGGCTGGTACCCGGCCGACTCCCCCGCCGCCGCCCGGGCCCGCTACCAGCTCACCCGGTACGCCGGCCACCCCGACGGACCCGAGGCGGACCTGCTCGCCGTCACGCCGCGCCCCGGTGACACCTGGCTGCTCTGCACCGACGGGGTCAGCGACCAGGTCGACTACCACCGGCTGCGGGAACTGCTGTCGACCCACCAACCGGCCGACGCCGTCCGCGCGCTGCTGGACGCCACGCTGGCCGCCGGCGGCGACGACAACGCCACGGCCGCCGTCATCCGCGTCCACGCCTCAGCCCGCTGA
- a CDS encoding universal stress protein yields the protein MAAAADAAVLVGVGSERNYPAVQLAAQEAAAHERQLHLLHAFNWTAAFEAPSVAEPRARAEELLAEARRIAAEVAPDLPVQEEIAEGPAVGVLARRSDSAFLLVVGDGGMAACADCVPADAPAVQLAARASCPVLVARREPPPQGPVLVGVDGTASSRAALEWAFDCAARRGARLLAVRVVEPDETTEDTTDQLEAMVARYAHRHPDVPVECHAIRGDPGTVLVDQSRSAQLAIVAARGDEPARGMLGAVSQSMLYHSPAPVIVIRGLTGIPMDGA from the coding sequence ATGGCCGCAGCCGCCGACGCAGCGGTGCTGGTCGGCGTCGGCTCGGAACGCAACTACCCGGCGGTTCAGCTGGCCGCGCAGGAGGCCGCCGCGCACGAGCGGCAACTGCATCTGCTGCACGCATTCAACTGGACCGCCGCGTTCGAGGCGCCGTCGGTGGCCGAGCCCCGCGCCCGCGCCGAGGAGCTGCTCGCCGAGGCCCGCCGGATCGCCGCCGAGGTCGCGCCGGATCTGCCGGTGCAGGAGGAGATCGCGGAGGGGCCGGCGGTGGGCGTGCTGGCCCGCCGCTCGGACTCGGCGTTCCTGCTGGTGGTGGGCGACGGTGGCATGGCGGCCTGCGCCGACTGCGTACCGGCCGACGCGCCGGCCGTGCAGTTGGCCGCGCGGGCCAGCTGCCCCGTGCTGGTGGCCCGCCGGGAGCCGCCACCACAGGGGCCGGTGCTGGTCGGCGTGGACGGCACCGCCAGCTCGCGGGCCGCCCTGGAGTGGGCGTTCGACTGCGCCGCGCGGCGGGGAGCCCGCCTGCTGGCGGTACGGGTGGTCGAGCCGGACGAGACCACCGAGGACACGACCGACCAGCTGGAAGCGATGGTGGCCCGGTACGCGCACCGCCACCCCGACGTGCCGGTCGAGTGCCACGCGATCCGCGGCGACCCGGGCACCGTCCTGGTCGACCAGTCGCGCTCGGCCCAGCTGGCCATCGTCGCGGCTCGGGGCGACGAGCCGGCCCGGGGCATGCTCGGCGCGGTGAGCCAGTCGATGCTCTACCACTCACCGGCGCCGGTGATCGTGATCCGGGGGCTGACCGGAATTCCGATGGACGGGGCGTAG
- a CDS encoding phosphoketolase family protein, with amino-acid sequence MDTALDLHGPLTEDELRRLDAYWRAANYLTVGQIYLLDNPLLREPLTPEHVKPRLLGHWGTSPGLNLLYAHLNRVIVNRDLSAMFITGPGHGGPAIVANTWLEGTWSEKYHGTGRDEAGMARLFRQFSFPGGIPSHVAAEVPGSIHEGGELGYALSHAYGAAFDHPDLLVACVIGDGEAETGPLAGSWLSNVFLNPARDGAVLPILHLNGYKIANPTVLDRIPADDLLEMMRGFGYEPYVVAGDEPARVHQALAATLDRALDEIAAIQRAARSGGTVERPRWPMIILRTPKGWTGPRDVDGKQVEGTYRSHQVPLSEVRKNPDHLAGLERWLRSYRPEELFDATGAPVAELADLPPKGDRRMSANPVTNGGVVLRELNLPDFRDYAVDVPRPGGTVAGATGALGPWIRDVIAANPETFRLFGPDEVTSNRLGAAFEVTDRAWVAGTAPGDDHLSPDGRVMEVLSEHLCQGWLEGYLLTGRHGIFTSYEAFIHIVDSMVNQHAKWLKVTRGIPWRQPVASLNYLLSSHVWRQDHNGFSHQDPGFIDHVMNKKAEVVRVYLPPDGNTLLSTMDHCLRSRHYINVVVAGKQPAPNWLSMDEAIQHARRGIGIWDWASNDQGSEPDVVLACAGDVPTLETLAAADLLHRHLPELKVRVVNVVDLMRLQPPSEHPHGLSDKEFDTIFTQSRPVIFAYHGYPWLIHRLTYRRTNHDNLHVRGYKEEGTTTTPFDMVMLNDLDRFHLVIDVIDRVPGLAARAAHLRQEMVDARQSCRDYTRRYGEDDPRVAEWRWIRETEPSLRGGQ; translated from the coding sequence ATGGACACCGCTCTCGACCTGCACGGCCCCCTGACCGAAGACGAGCTGCGCCGGCTGGACGCCTACTGGCGGGCGGCGAACTACCTCACCGTGGGGCAGATCTACCTGCTGGACAATCCGCTGCTGCGCGAACCGTTGACGCCGGAGCACGTCAAGCCGCGGCTGCTGGGCCACTGGGGCACGTCGCCGGGGTTGAACCTGCTCTACGCCCATTTGAACCGGGTGATCGTCAACCGTGACCTGTCGGCCATGTTCATCACCGGGCCCGGTCACGGCGGGCCGGCGATCGTGGCGAACACCTGGCTGGAGGGCACCTGGAGCGAGAAGTACCACGGCACCGGCCGCGACGAGGCGGGCATGGCGCGGCTGTTCCGCCAGTTCTCCTTCCCCGGCGGCATCCCCAGCCACGTGGCCGCGGAGGTGCCGGGTTCGATCCACGAGGGCGGCGAGCTGGGGTACGCGCTGAGTCACGCCTACGGCGCCGCGTTCGACCACCCGGACCTGCTGGTGGCCTGCGTGATCGGCGACGGCGAGGCGGAGACCGGCCCGCTGGCCGGCAGTTGGCTCTCCAACGTCTTCCTCAACCCGGCCCGCGACGGCGCGGTGCTGCCCATCCTGCATCTGAACGGCTACAAGATCGCCAATCCCACGGTGCTGGACCGGATCCCCGCCGACGACCTGCTGGAGATGATGCGCGGCTTCGGGTACGAGCCGTACGTGGTGGCCGGTGACGAGCCGGCGCGGGTGCACCAGGCGCTCGCCGCCACCCTGGACCGGGCGCTGGACGAGATCGCCGCGATCCAGCGCGCCGCCCGCTCCGGCGGCACCGTCGAGCGCCCCCGCTGGCCGATGATCATCCTGCGTACGCCGAAGGGCTGGACCGGCCCGCGGGACGTGGACGGCAAGCAGGTGGAGGGCACCTACCGCTCGCACCAGGTGCCGCTGTCCGAGGTGCGCAAGAACCCGGACCACCTGGCCGGGCTGGAGCGCTGGCTGCGCAGCTACCGGCCGGAGGAGCTCTTCGACGCCACCGGCGCCCCGGTCGCCGAGCTGGCCGACCTGCCGCCGAAGGGCGACCGGCGGATGAGCGCCAACCCGGTCACCAACGGCGGGGTGGTGCTGCGCGAGCTGAACCTGCCGGACTTCCGCGACTACGCCGTGGACGTGCCCCGGCCGGGCGGGACGGTCGCCGGGGCCACCGGCGCGCTGGGGCCGTGGATCCGGGACGTGATCGCCGCCAACCCGGAGACGTTCCGGCTCTTCGGCCCGGACGAGGTCACCTCGAACCGGCTCGGTGCCGCGTTCGAGGTCACCGACCGGGCCTGGGTGGCCGGCACGGCGCCGGGGGACGACCACCTCTCCCCCGACGGCCGGGTGATGGAGGTGCTCTCCGAGCACCTGTGCCAGGGCTGGCTGGAGGGCTACCTGCTGACCGGCCGGCACGGCATCTTCACCAGCTACGAGGCGTTCATCCACATCGTCGACTCGATGGTCAACCAGCACGCCAAGTGGCTGAAGGTGACCCGGGGCATCCCCTGGCGGCAGCCGGTGGCCTCGCTGAACTACCTGCTCTCCAGCCACGTGTGGCGGCAGGACCACAACGGCTTCTCGCACCAGGACCCGGGCTTCATCGACCACGTGATGAACAAGAAGGCCGAGGTGGTGCGGGTCTACCTGCCGCCGGACGGGAACACCCTGCTCTCCACCATGGACCACTGCCTGCGCAGCCGGCACTACATCAACGTGGTGGTTGCCGGCAAGCAGCCCGCCCCGAACTGGCTGTCGATGGACGAGGCGATCCAGCACGCCCGGCGCGGCATCGGCATCTGGGACTGGGCCAGCAACGACCAGGGCAGCGAGCCGGACGTGGTGCTCGCCTGCGCCGGGGACGTGCCGACGCTGGAGACCCTCGCCGCCGCGGACCTGCTGCACCGGCACCTGCCGGAGCTGAAGGTACGGGTGGTCAACGTGGTGGACCTGATGCGGCTCCAGCCACCCTCGGAGCACCCGCACGGCCTGTCCGACAAGGAGTTCGACACGATCTTCACGCAGAGCCGGCCGGTGATCTTCGCGTACCACGGCTACCCGTGGCTGATCCACCGGCTCACCTACCGGCGTACCAACCACGACAACCTGCACGTGCGCGGCTACAAGGAGGAGGGCACCACGACCACGCCGTTCGACATGGTGATGCTCAACGACCTCGACCGGTTCCACCTGGTCATCGACGTCATCGACCGGGTGCCGGGGCTGGCCGCGCGGGCCGCGCACCTGCGTCAGGAGATGGTCGACGCCCGCCAGTCCTGCCGGGACTACACCCGCCGCTACGGCGAGGACGACCCGCGGGTGGCGGAGTGGCGCTGGATCCGGGAGACCGAGCCGAGCCTGCGGGGCGGGCAGTGA